In Ptychodera flava strain L36383 chromosome 17, AS_Pfla_20210202, whole genome shotgun sequence, one genomic interval encodes:
- the LOC139115623 gene encoding estradiol 17-beta-dehydrogenase 11-like isoform X2, protein MLENPTRASDNKLQNISVPPGRKNVDGQVVLITGAGHGIGRCLAIEFAKLGAHLVLWDIDETGVVETADELRGIGARVTTYTVDVSKKDNVRSVAERVKQEIGDVDILVNNAGITNGLELLKLSDSQIERLMDVNIMAHFWTVRAFLPAMLERQHGHIVSIASVAGKRGTGKLVDYSASKFAVVGFTEALAMEIREMKISGVYTTTVMPFFVDTEMIRNPIPRIRFPRLHPILKPESVASEIVDGVLRNKVEVMIPSSLKYGIAIKNPFVPRKVLLLLEDFLDFGVEAKDKDLTADKDKDA, encoded by the exons ATGCTTGAAAACCCTACGCGAGCCAGCGATAACAAGTTGCAGAACATATCTG TTCCTCCCGGGCGGAAGAATGTTGACGGCCAAGTGGTGCTCATCACCGGAGCAGGACACGGGATCGGACGATGCCTTGCAATCGAATTCGCGAAGCTCGGGGCACACTTGGTACTTTGGGACATCGACGAGACGGGAGTTGTAGAGACTGCAGACGAATTAAGAGGCATCGGAGCTCGTGTCACCACGTATACCGTGGATGTGTCGAAAAAAGATAATGTCCGCAGCGTGGCCGAACGAGTCAAACAGGAGATTGGGGATGTGGACATTTTAGTAAACAATGCTGGGATAACCAACGGACTCGAGTTGTTAAAATTGTCTGACAgtcaaattgaaagacttatgGACGTCAACATTATGGCACACTTTTGG ACTGTCAGAGCATTTCTACCAGCAATGCTTGAGCGCCAACATGGACACATTGTATCTATAGCATCAGTAGCTGGCAAACGTGGCACAGGTAAACTGGTTGATTACTCGGCATCCAAGTTTGCAGTGGTCGGTTTTACGGAAGCACTCGCCATGGAGATCAGGGAGATGAAAATAAGTGGTGTCTATACAACCACAGTGATGCCATTCTTTGTTGATACTGAAATGATAAGAAATCCCATACCCCGCATTAG ATTTCCAAGGCTGCATCCTATATTAAAGCCGGAATCTGTGGCATCAGAAATCGTTGATGGAGTTTTGAGAAACAAGGTTGAAGTGATGATTCCCAGCAGTTTGAAGTATGGAATAGCCATTAAAAATCC ATTTGTTCCGAGAAAAGTACTTCTTCTGCTTGAAGACTTTCTAGATTTCGGAGTTGAAGCTAAGGACAAGGACCTGACAGCAGACAAAGACAAAGATGCTTGa
- the LOC139115623 gene encoding estradiol 17-beta-dehydrogenase 11-like isoform X1 has product MFELLWEIPLLFFRIALAYVESLVRLLVPPGRKNVDGQVVLITGAGHGIGRCLAIEFAKLGAHLVLWDIDETGVVETADELRGIGARVTTYTVDVSKKDNVRSVAERVKQEIGDVDILVNNAGITNGLELLKLSDSQIERLMDVNIMAHFWTVRAFLPAMLERQHGHIVSIASVAGKRGTGKLVDYSASKFAVVGFTEALAMEIREMKISGVYTTTVMPFFVDTEMIRNPIPRIRFPRLHPILKPESVASEIVDGVLRNKVEVMIPSSLKYGIAIKNPFVPRKVLLLLEDFLDFGVEAKDKDLTADKDKDA; this is encoded by the exons ATGTTTGAATTGCTGTGGGAAATACCGCTGCTCTTCTTTCGTATCGCGTTAGCTTATGTCGAGTCTCTGGTTCGACTTCTAGTTCCTCCCGGGCGGAAGAATGTTGACGGCCAAGTGGTGCTCATCACCGGAGCAGGACACGGGATCGGACGATGCCTTGCAATCGAATTCGCGAAGCTCGGGGCACACTTGGTACTTTGGGACATCGACGAGACGGGAGTTGTAGAGACTGCAGACGAATTAAGAGGCATCGGAGCTCGTGTCACCACGTATACCGTGGATGTGTCGAAAAAAGATAATGTCCGCAGCGTGGCCGAACGAGTCAAACAGGAGATTGGGGATGTGGACATTTTAGTAAACAATGCTGGGATAACCAACGGACTCGAGTTGTTAAAATTGTCTGACAgtcaaattgaaagacttatgGACGTCAACATTATGGCACACTTTTGG ACTGTCAGAGCATTTCTACCAGCAATGCTTGAGCGCCAACATGGACACATTGTATCTATAGCATCAGTAGCTGGCAAACGTGGCACAGGTAAACTGGTTGATTACTCGGCATCCAAGTTTGCAGTGGTCGGTTTTACGGAAGCACTCGCCATGGAGATCAGGGAGATGAAAATAAGTGGTGTCTATACAACCACAGTGATGCCATTCTTTGTTGATACTGAAATGATAAGAAATCCCATACCCCGCATTAG ATTTCCAAGGCTGCATCCTATATTAAAGCCGGAATCTGTGGCATCAGAAATCGTTGATGGAGTTTTGAGAAACAAGGTTGAAGTGATGATTCCCAGCAGTTTGAAGTATGGAATAGCCATTAAAAATCC ATTTGTTCCGAGAAAAGTACTTCTTCTGCTTGAAGACTTTCTAGATTTCGGAGTTGAAGCTAAGGACAAGGACCTGACAGCAGACAAAGACAAAGATGCTTGa